A single window of Diachasmimorpha longicaudata isolate KC_UGA_2023 chromosome 12, iyDiaLong2, whole genome shotgun sequence DNA harbors:
- the LOC135167959 gene encoding uncharacterized protein LOC135167959 isoform X2, which translates to MENTYVKACKEITNTKDDTVLFVDKTILSENYESVCTQAFLSSVFEGVDDFFAKSSHFLKLTKIQSNNEQNDNASKPKSQKRKNSPTSRELKMNTKRLKDDHRSSIVNSEEGVPHNLMYWSNKSKPKIARKRKKSPKSGEFDMNAKRTKDDQGFNSVHHKEEAPYNLMGCSVKLNSRVSQSQCSIEEIPPRLEDEILDNTCAVDLCSEIKQLNSKNCRRRLNFSGPAFDPSNQETRNEEKLTMSQAGSSHPEQTSPIAVPLKIFCGDQTENLEQKKQISGIQETLSTAVLSESHSVGFNNHSKPVQQSSGTSTMPFMTNENQKSCRKRLDFNGQYCGASTVIQLPLDVTAEGSELGRSECDEKLQITKVQVSASDNVSPVTILPNSSSKNPIDDTALEERTSPVEKETSADVVLQDSSYGRCTDLELAESVDKSQHILSETFTVELNDAARSDAVELNPDNFQAGAGLPEIISNHSTSHEPNSTLESDVKINSKIKLEATTEHSVDDTNDRTSQPVRMSLSDFSYQVGNHDDKLIEKNEETTIVAELDLDENKTKLLENLRDPSRVGNIPGKEKEDVCKPVDANDCTSLRGGTSPTDFPSQVGNHDEKFIEENEDTTIIPDSDCDENDTELLKNLRVPFIAENLSVKKEKDVYEPLDHNFNEKTSTIPARNSTFDELLSKKFVAQNVTVTESFLEDLLHDYGPQSAPSEVEDCGGVVTEQSRNNVEVDSMRVDGNIPKYHNSNKTPCGSLKKSVKTKGVPKLTQIEVVERPYYIFRKTEQCVQGNRREECSRAHHREIPDESVNNGQNDDNPGVFGRPRFHSTMCDSRDEATETIHSRDEEITEDGDEEISEDGDSSDNYNPEEDNNQEPDSDEYTTEEELEKESHPPEPLNITHQGNPPISAPDDRDLHVDVSSSGTKKHFCLYCHKFQTKLARHLTLVHADQEDVKKFMVSPPGTRERQEIISVIRKNGDFVFNSDRRFNDGSLIVCRRPTPKMRKTAEDFTVCANCKGQYSKSVVRHHFRECAKHDGKNQRIVLVKGKKIAARVHSRASVDVRNKIFPYLREDEVVKSIRYDELVTLYANKMCEKHGTHQHLFQMIRAKLRLLGRFLIAIRKIENRIENFSDVYQPRFYDAAVDAVRVVAKFDPEKKIFDAPAVAAGYGTLLKKVGEILRSECIKKERVDEQKRLEDFLKLLEEDYGTSINRAVTETQTQNNRRKEVILPTTDDIKKLFAYVTTERKAHFEQLSKKFSYTSWEDLSKMTLLSLQIFNRRRSGEVERLYLEDFKSYRGLDYAKDRGTYNGLSEEGKKLARKYVRFEIRGKLNRGVPVLLDSDMLDCLNLLIAHRKDARVPESNSYLFGLPSTDKDRHRHLQACDLMREYSVKCGAQMPETLRGTTLRKHIATRCINLNLTDGQVADLANFMGHAEKIHKDIYRQPVLETDIVKISKILNAAQGLDISDNESDDEVENEHSIPRRTYNRRSDHTEGDYADESNSFGGRTDGNSYEVNTRTSRAKHQWSSEEKNTVLSAFANQLEAGKVPSGKDMQQFIDSNICMRGRTVPQLRTWLHTQKKKISKT; encoded by the exons ATGGAAAACACATACGTGAAAGCTTGTAAAGAAATCACGAACACTAAAG ATGACACTGTCTTATTTGTGGATAAAACGATTTTGTCTGAAAACTACGAGAGTGTATGCACTCAAGCATTTCTCTCGAGTGTTTTTGAAGGAGTAGATGATTTTTTCGCTAAATCATCACATTTTCTGAAACTGACAAAGATTCAATCGAACAACGAGCAGAATGATAATGCATCGAAGCCGAAGagtcaaaaaagaaaaaattcaccaaCAAGTAGAGAACTCAAGATGAACACCAAGCGTCTCAAAGACGATCATCGATCCAGTATTGTGAATTCCGAAGAAGGAGTCCCACACAACCTGATGTATTGGAGTAACAAGTCAAAGCCGAAGATCGcccgaaaaagaaaaaaatcaccaaaaagTGGAGAATTCGATATGAACGCTAAACGTACCAAAGATGATCAGGGATTTAATTCTGTACATCACAAAGAAGAAGCCCCATACAACTTGATGGGTTGTAgtgtaaaattgaattcacgaGTGTCACAGTCTCAATGCAGTATTGAGGAAATACCACCACGGCTGGAAGACGAAATATTGGATAATACATGCGCAGTGGATTTGTGTTCAGAAATCAAACAATTGAATTCCAAGAACTGTAGGAGACGTTTAAATTTTTCTGGACCAGCATTTGATCCATCAAACCAGGAGACGAGGAATGAAGAGAAATTGACAATGTCACAAGCAGGCTCTTCACATCCTGAGCAAACATCTCCTATTGCAGTTCCACTCAAAATTTTCTGTGGAGACCAGACTGAAAActtggagcaaaaaaagcaaATTTCAGGCATTCAAGAAACACTTTCTACTGCTGTCTTATCCGAAAGTCATTCTGTTGGCTTTAACAATCATTCCAAGCCAGTACAACAGTCGTCAGGTACTAGCACAATGCCATTTATGACGAACGAGAATCAGAAAAGCTGCAGAAAACGATTGGATTTTAATGGACAGTATTGTGGTGCATCAACTGTCATTCAATTACCTCTTGATGTAACTGCTGAGGGTAGTGAATTAGGAAGATCAGAGTGTGATGAAAAACTTCAAATTACTAAAGTACAAGTTTCAGCCTCAGATAACGTATCTCCTGTCACAATTCTACCCAACAGTTCCTCTAAAAATCCGATTGATGACACTGCTCTGGAAGAGCGAACTTCACCTGTTGAGAAAGAAACTTCTGCGGATGTTGTACTTCAGGATTCTTCCTATGGACGCTGCACTGATTTGGAGCTGGCGGAGTCAGTAGACAAAAGTCAGCATATCCTCAGCGAGACATTCACTGTTGAATTGAATGATGCGGCTCGCTCTGATGCAGTGGAATTGAACCCCGATAATTTTCAAGCTGGCGCAGGTCTTCcagaaattatttctaatCACAGTACTAGCCATGAGCCCAATAGCACTCTCGAGTCAGAT gtaaaaattaattctaagaTAAAATTGGAAGCGACTACAGAGCATTCCGTCGATGATACGAACGATCGCACCAGTCAACCAGTTAGAATGAGTCTGAGTGATTTTTCATATCAAGTGGGGAATCATGATGATAAATTAATCGAGAAGAATGAAGAGACGACAATCGTTGCAGAATTGGACCTAGATGAAAACAAGACGAAATTACTGGAAAATTTACGAGATCCATCCAGAGTAGGAAATATACCGGGAAAGGAAAAAGAAGATGTCTGTAAGCCAGTTGATGCGAACGATTGTACCAGTTTGCGAGGGGGAACCAGTCCAACTGATTTTCCGTCTCAAGTGGGAAAccacgatgaaaaattcattgaagagAATGAAGATACGACGATCATTCCAGACTCAGactgcgatgaaaacgatacTGAGTTGCTGAAAAATCTGCGAGTCCCATTCATAGCAGAAAATCTATCGGTAAAGAAGGAAAAAGATGTTTATGAGCCACTTGACCataatttcaacgaaaaaacCTCGACAATACCTGCAAGAAACAGCACTTTTGATGAGCTACTCAGTAAGAAATTTGTGGCACAGAATGTAACTGTCACGGAATCGTTTCTTGAAGATTTACTCCATGATTATGGGCCTCAGTCAGCTCCTAGTGAAGTGGAAGATTGTGGAGGAGTAGTAACTGAACAATCAAGGAACAACGTCGAAGTTGACAGTATGAGGGTCGATGGAAATATTCCGAAATATCACAACAGTAATAAAACACCTTGCGGTTCGctgaaaaaatcagtgaaaacaaAAGGTGTGCCAAAGCTCACCCAGATTGAGGTTGTTGAGCGTCCGTATTACATATTCAGAAAAACAGAGCAATGTGTACAGGGTAATCGTCGCGAAGAATGTTCCAGGGCTCATCATCGTGAAATACCTGATGAAAGTGTTAATAATGGTCAAAATGACGACAATCCTGGAGTGTTTGGTAGGCCCCGATTCCATTCCACCATGTGCGATTCAAGAGATGAAGCCACTGAAACAATACATTCTCGAGATGAAGAAATTACCGAAGATGGCGATGAAGAAATTTCTGAAGATGGCGATAGTTCCGATAATTACAATCCAGAAGAAGACAACAATCAAGAACCAGATTCAGATGAATACACGACAGAGGAAGAACTAGAAAAAGAATCCCACCCTCCTGAGCCACTCAATATAACACATCAAGGGAATCCACCTATCTCTGCTCCAGATGATAGAGACTTGCACGTAGATGTGTCATCGTCTGggacaaaaaaacatttttgtctctactgccataaattccaaaCGAAATTGGCAAGACACTTGACTTTGGTTCATGCAGATCAGGAggatgtgaaaaaatttatggtcTCACCACCAGGAACACGAGAACGACAGGAAATTATCTCTGTTATCAGAAAAAATGGTGATTTCGTATTTAATTCTGACAGACGCTTCAACGATGGCTCCTTGATCGTTTGTAGACGACCAACCCCAAAGATGAGAAAGACGGCAGAAGATTTCACCGTTTGTGCTAACTGCAAGGGTCAGTACTCAAAATCTGTTGTACGACATCATTTTCGTGAGTGTGCTAAACATGATGGGAAGAATCAGCGGATTGTATTGGTAAAGGGAAAGAAAATTGCTGCTCGAGTGCACTCCCGAGCGAGCGTCGATGTtcgaaacaaaatttttccatatttgaGAGAAGATGAGGTCGTTAAGAGTATACGATACGATGAACTGGTTACCTTGTATGCGAATAAAATGTGCGAGAAGCATGGAACTCATCAGCATCTTTTCCAGATGATTCGAGCTAAATTGCGTCTTTTGGGTCGATTTCTCATTGCAATACGAAAGATTGAGAAccgtattgaaaatttcagtgaCGTTTATCAACCAAGATTTTATGATGCAGCTGTGGACGCTGTTCGAGTGGTAGCAAAATTTGACCCTGAGAAGAAAATCTTCGACGCTCCAGCAGTTGCTGCAGGATATGGCACACTTTTAAAGAAGGTCGGTGAGATTCTACGCTCTGAATGTATAAAAAAAGAGCGGGTGGACGAGCAAAAACGACttgaagattttttgaaattgctTGAGGAGGATTACGGTACGAGCATTAACCGTGCAGTAACCGAAACACAAACGCAAAACAATCGCAGAAAAGAAGTGATACTCCCGACTACGGATGATATCAAGAAGCTGTTTGCTTATGTAACAACAGAGCGCAAAGCGCATTTCGAGCAACTTTCGAAGAAATTTTCGTACACTAGCTGGGAAGACCTTTCGAAAATGACGCTGCTGTCGCTCCAAATTTTCAATCGTCGTCGATCGGGAGAAGTCGAGCGATTGTATCTTGAGGACTTCAAAAGTTATCGTGGTCTCGATTATGCTAAAGACAGAGGAACATACAATGGTCTAAGTGAGGAAGGGAAAAAGTTGGCCAGGAAGTACGTGAGGTTTGAGATCCGGGGTAAACTCAATCGAGGCGTTCCGGTGTTACTTGATTCTGATATGTTGGACTGCTTGAACCTCTTGATTGCCCACAGAAAGGATGCAAGAGTTCCAGAGAGcaattcatatttatttgGATTGCCTTCGACCGATAAAGATCGCCATCGTCATCTTCAGGCATGTGATTTAATGCGTGAGTATTCTGTGAAATGTGGAGCCCAAATGCCCGAGACACTGCGTGGAACGACATTGAGGAAACATATCGCAACAAGATGCATAAACTTGAACTTGACAGACGGTCAGGTGGCAGATTTGGCAAATTTCATGGGCCATGCTGAAAAGATCCATAAGGATATTTATAGGCAACCTGTTCTAGAAACCGACATCGTCAAAATctcgaaaatattgaatgcaGCACAAGGTCTAGATATCTCGGATAATGAGTCAGATGACGAAGTTGAAAATGAGCACAGTATCCCACGTAGAACATATAATCGAAGGAGTGATCACACAGAAGGGGATTACGCCGATGAATCGAATTCTTTCGGGGGCAGAACAGATGGGAATTCATATGAGGTGAACACACGTACTTCGAGAGCAAAACATCAATGGTCTAGTGAGGAAAAGAACACTGTTTTGTCAGCCTTCGCAAACCAATTAGAAGCTGGAAAAGTTCCATCCGGGAAAGATATGCAGCAGTTTATTGATTCGAATATTTGTATGAGAGGACGAACCGTCCCACAACTCAGGACATGGCTGCATACCCAAAAGAAGAAAATCTCTAAGACTTAA
- the LOC135167959 gene encoding uncharacterized protein LOC135167959 isoform X1, with protein MENTYVKACKEITNTKDDTVLFVDKTILSENYESVCTQAFLSSVFEGVDDFFAKSSHFLKLTKIQSNNEQNDNASKPKSQKRKNSPTSRELKMNTKRLKDDHRSSIVNSEEGVPHNLMYWSNKSKPKIARKRKKSPKSGEFDMNAKRTKDDQGFNSVHHKEEAPYNLMGCSVKLNSRVSQSQCSIEEIPPRLEDEILDNTCAVDLCSEIKQLNSKNCRRRLNFSGPAFDPSNQETRNEEKLTMSQAGSSHPEQTSPIAVPLKIFCGDQTENLEQKKQISGIQETLSTAVLSESHSVGFNNHSKPVQQSSGTSTMPFMTNENQKSCRKRLDFNGQYCGASTVIQLPLDVTAEGSELGRSECDEKLQITKVQVSASDNVSPVTILPNSSSKNPIDDTALEERTSPVEKETSADVVLQDSSYGRCTDLELAESVDKSQHILSETFTVELNDAARSDAVELNPDNFQAGAGLPEIISNHSTSHEPNSTLESDVSVEKNVKINSKIKLEATTEHSVDDTNDRTSQPVRMSLSDFSYQVGNHDDKLIEKNEETTIVAELDLDENKTKLLENLRDPSRVGNIPGKEKEDVCKPVDANDCTSLRGGTSPTDFPSQVGNHDEKFIEENEDTTIIPDSDCDENDTELLKNLRVPFIAENLSVKKEKDVYEPLDHNFNEKTSTIPARNSTFDELLSKKFVAQNVTVTESFLEDLLHDYGPQSAPSEVEDCGGVVTEQSRNNVEVDSMRVDGNIPKYHNSNKTPCGSLKKSVKTKGVPKLTQIEVVERPYYIFRKTEQCVQGNRREECSRAHHREIPDESVNNGQNDDNPGVFGRPRFHSTMCDSRDEATETIHSRDEEITEDGDEEISEDGDSSDNYNPEEDNNQEPDSDEYTTEEELEKESHPPEPLNITHQGNPPISAPDDRDLHVDVSSSGTKKHFCLYCHKFQTKLARHLTLVHADQEDVKKFMVSPPGTRERQEIISVIRKNGDFVFNSDRRFNDGSLIVCRRPTPKMRKTAEDFTVCANCKGQYSKSVVRHHFRECAKHDGKNQRIVLVKGKKIAARVHSRASVDVRNKIFPYLREDEVVKSIRYDELVTLYANKMCEKHGTHQHLFQMIRAKLRLLGRFLIAIRKIENRIENFSDVYQPRFYDAAVDAVRVVAKFDPEKKIFDAPAVAAGYGTLLKKVGEILRSECIKKERVDEQKRLEDFLKLLEEDYGTSINRAVTETQTQNNRRKEVILPTTDDIKKLFAYVTTERKAHFEQLSKKFSYTSWEDLSKMTLLSLQIFNRRRSGEVERLYLEDFKSYRGLDYAKDRGTYNGLSEEGKKLARKYVRFEIRGKLNRGVPVLLDSDMLDCLNLLIAHRKDARVPESNSYLFGLPSTDKDRHRHLQACDLMREYSVKCGAQMPETLRGTTLRKHIATRCINLNLTDGQVADLANFMGHAEKIHKDIYRQPVLETDIVKISKILNAAQGLDISDNESDDEVENEHSIPRRTYNRRSDHTEGDYADESNSFGGRTDGNSYEVNTRTSRAKHQWSSEEKNTVLSAFANQLEAGKVPSGKDMQQFIDSNICMRGRTVPQLRTWLHTQKKKISKT; from the exons ATGGAAAACACATACGTGAAAGCTTGTAAAGAAATCACGAACACTAAAG ATGACACTGTCTTATTTGTGGATAAAACGATTTTGTCTGAAAACTACGAGAGTGTATGCACTCAAGCATTTCTCTCGAGTGTTTTTGAAGGAGTAGATGATTTTTTCGCTAAATCATCACATTTTCTGAAACTGACAAAGATTCAATCGAACAACGAGCAGAATGATAATGCATCGAAGCCGAAGagtcaaaaaagaaaaaattcaccaaCAAGTAGAGAACTCAAGATGAACACCAAGCGTCTCAAAGACGATCATCGATCCAGTATTGTGAATTCCGAAGAAGGAGTCCCACACAACCTGATGTATTGGAGTAACAAGTCAAAGCCGAAGATCGcccgaaaaagaaaaaaatcaccaaaaagTGGAGAATTCGATATGAACGCTAAACGTACCAAAGATGATCAGGGATTTAATTCTGTACATCACAAAGAAGAAGCCCCATACAACTTGATGGGTTGTAgtgtaaaattgaattcacgaGTGTCACAGTCTCAATGCAGTATTGAGGAAATACCACCACGGCTGGAAGACGAAATATTGGATAATACATGCGCAGTGGATTTGTGTTCAGAAATCAAACAATTGAATTCCAAGAACTGTAGGAGACGTTTAAATTTTTCTGGACCAGCATTTGATCCATCAAACCAGGAGACGAGGAATGAAGAGAAATTGACAATGTCACAAGCAGGCTCTTCACATCCTGAGCAAACATCTCCTATTGCAGTTCCACTCAAAATTTTCTGTGGAGACCAGACTGAAAActtggagcaaaaaaagcaaATTTCAGGCATTCAAGAAACACTTTCTACTGCTGTCTTATCCGAAAGTCATTCTGTTGGCTTTAACAATCATTCCAAGCCAGTACAACAGTCGTCAGGTACTAGCACAATGCCATTTATGACGAACGAGAATCAGAAAAGCTGCAGAAAACGATTGGATTTTAATGGACAGTATTGTGGTGCATCAACTGTCATTCAATTACCTCTTGATGTAACTGCTGAGGGTAGTGAATTAGGAAGATCAGAGTGTGATGAAAAACTTCAAATTACTAAAGTACAAGTTTCAGCCTCAGATAACGTATCTCCTGTCACAATTCTACCCAACAGTTCCTCTAAAAATCCGATTGATGACACTGCTCTGGAAGAGCGAACTTCACCTGTTGAGAAAGAAACTTCTGCGGATGTTGTACTTCAGGATTCTTCCTATGGACGCTGCACTGATTTGGAGCTGGCGGAGTCAGTAGACAAAAGTCAGCATATCCTCAGCGAGACATTCACTGTTGAATTGAATGATGCGGCTCGCTCTGATGCAGTGGAATTGAACCCCGATAATTTTCAAGCTGGCGCAGGTCTTCcagaaattatttctaatCACAGTACTAGCCATGAGCCCAATAGCACTCTCGAGTCAGATGTAAGTGTAGAGAAAAAT gtaaaaattaattctaagaTAAAATTGGAAGCGACTACAGAGCATTCCGTCGATGATACGAACGATCGCACCAGTCAACCAGTTAGAATGAGTCTGAGTGATTTTTCATATCAAGTGGGGAATCATGATGATAAATTAATCGAGAAGAATGAAGAGACGACAATCGTTGCAGAATTGGACCTAGATGAAAACAAGACGAAATTACTGGAAAATTTACGAGATCCATCCAGAGTAGGAAATATACCGGGAAAGGAAAAAGAAGATGTCTGTAAGCCAGTTGATGCGAACGATTGTACCAGTTTGCGAGGGGGAACCAGTCCAACTGATTTTCCGTCTCAAGTGGGAAAccacgatgaaaaattcattgaagagAATGAAGATACGACGATCATTCCAGACTCAGactgcgatgaaaacgatacTGAGTTGCTGAAAAATCTGCGAGTCCCATTCATAGCAGAAAATCTATCGGTAAAGAAGGAAAAAGATGTTTATGAGCCACTTGACCataatttcaacgaaaaaacCTCGACAATACCTGCAAGAAACAGCACTTTTGATGAGCTACTCAGTAAGAAATTTGTGGCACAGAATGTAACTGTCACGGAATCGTTTCTTGAAGATTTACTCCATGATTATGGGCCTCAGTCAGCTCCTAGTGAAGTGGAAGATTGTGGAGGAGTAGTAACTGAACAATCAAGGAACAACGTCGAAGTTGACAGTATGAGGGTCGATGGAAATATTCCGAAATATCACAACAGTAATAAAACACCTTGCGGTTCGctgaaaaaatcagtgaaaacaaAAGGTGTGCCAAAGCTCACCCAGATTGAGGTTGTTGAGCGTCCGTATTACATATTCAGAAAAACAGAGCAATGTGTACAGGGTAATCGTCGCGAAGAATGTTCCAGGGCTCATCATCGTGAAATACCTGATGAAAGTGTTAATAATGGTCAAAATGACGACAATCCTGGAGTGTTTGGTAGGCCCCGATTCCATTCCACCATGTGCGATTCAAGAGATGAAGCCACTGAAACAATACATTCTCGAGATGAAGAAATTACCGAAGATGGCGATGAAGAAATTTCTGAAGATGGCGATAGTTCCGATAATTACAATCCAGAAGAAGACAACAATCAAGAACCAGATTCAGATGAATACACGACAGAGGAAGAACTAGAAAAAGAATCCCACCCTCCTGAGCCACTCAATATAACACATCAAGGGAATCCACCTATCTCTGCTCCAGATGATAGAGACTTGCACGTAGATGTGTCATCGTCTGggacaaaaaaacatttttgtctctactgccataaattccaaaCGAAATTGGCAAGACACTTGACTTTGGTTCATGCAGATCAGGAggatgtgaaaaaatttatggtcTCACCACCAGGAACACGAGAACGACAGGAAATTATCTCTGTTATCAGAAAAAATGGTGATTTCGTATTTAATTCTGACAGACGCTTCAACGATGGCTCCTTGATCGTTTGTAGACGACCAACCCCAAAGATGAGAAAGACGGCAGAAGATTTCACCGTTTGTGCTAACTGCAAGGGTCAGTACTCAAAATCTGTTGTACGACATCATTTTCGTGAGTGTGCTAAACATGATGGGAAGAATCAGCGGATTGTATTGGTAAAGGGAAAGAAAATTGCTGCTCGAGTGCACTCCCGAGCGAGCGTCGATGTtcgaaacaaaatttttccatatttgaGAGAAGATGAGGTCGTTAAGAGTATACGATACGATGAACTGGTTACCTTGTATGCGAATAAAATGTGCGAGAAGCATGGAACTCATCAGCATCTTTTCCAGATGATTCGAGCTAAATTGCGTCTTTTGGGTCGATTTCTCATTGCAATACGAAAGATTGAGAAccgtattgaaaatttcagtgaCGTTTATCAACCAAGATTTTATGATGCAGCTGTGGACGCTGTTCGAGTGGTAGCAAAATTTGACCCTGAGAAGAAAATCTTCGACGCTCCAGCAGTTGCTGCAGGATATGGCACACTTTTAAAGAAGGTCGGTGAGATTCTACGCTCTGAATGTATAAAAAAAGAGCGGGTGGACGAGCAAAAACGACttgaagattttttgaaattgctTGAGGAGGATTACGGTACGAGCATTAACCGTGCAGTAACCGAAACACAAACGCAAAACAATCGCAGAAAAGAAGTGATACTCCCGACTACGGATGATATCAAGAAGCTGTTTGCTTATGTAACAACAGAGCGCAAAGCGCATTTCGAGCAACTTTCGAAGAAATTTTCGTACACTAGCTGGGAAGACCTTTCGAAAATGACGCTGCTGTCGCTCCAAATTTTCAATCGTCGTCGATCGGGAGAAGTCGAGCGATTGTATCTTGAGGACTTCAAAAGTTATCGTGGTCTCGATTATGCTAAAGACAGAGGAACATACAATGGTCTAAGTGAGGAAGGGAAAAAGTTGGCCAGGAAGTACGTGAGGTTTGAGATCCGGGGTAAACTCAATCGAGGCGTTCCGGTGTTACTTGATTCTGATATGTTGGACTGCTTGAACCTCTTGATTGCCCACAGAAAGGATGCAAGAGTTCCAGAGAGcaattcatatttatttgGATTGCCTTCGACCGATAAAGATCGCCATCGTCATCTTCAGGCATGTGATTTAATGCGTGAGTATTCTGTGAAATGTGGAGCCCAAATGCCCGAGACACTGCGTGGAACGACATTGAGGAAACATATCGCAACAAGATGCATAAACTTGAACTTGACAGACGGTCAGGTGGCAGATTTGGCAAATTTCATGGGCCATGCTGAAAAGATCCATAAGGATATTTATAGGCAACCTGTTCTAGAAACCGACATCGTCAAAATctcgaaaatattgaatgcaGCACAAGGTCTAGATATCTCGGATAATGAGTCAGATGACGAAGTTGAAAATGAGCACAGTATCCCACGTAGAACATATAATCGAAGGAGTGATCACACAGAAGGGGATTACGCCGATGAATCGAATTCTTTCGGGGGCAGAACAGATGGGAATTCATATGAGGTGAACACACGTACTTCGAGAGCAAAACATCAATGGTCTAGTGAGGAAAAGAACACTGTTTTGTCAGCCTTCGCAAACCAATTAGAAGCTGGAAAAGTTCCATCCGGGAAAGATATGCAGCAGTTTATTGATTCGAATATTTGTATGAGAGGACGAACCGTCCCACAACTCAGGACATGGCTGCATACCCAAAAGAAGAAAATCTCTAAGACTTAA